A region from the Thermanaeromonas toyohensis ToBE genome encodes:
- a CDS encoding YgeY family selenium metabolism-linked hydrolase, which produces MRENLNTWVEKQQEELVSFLRRLIAIPSPSGQEKEVAAYLAEEMRRVGFEEVIVDSLGNVAGRIGRGRVTIIYDAHMDTVPAGEAKEWGFDPYSGKYEEGIVYGRGASDDKGCLACMVYAGKAIKELELKGDFTLYVVGVVGEEIGEGRGIKHFLEETGINPSYVVIGEASGLRICRGHRGRALFKVTLPGKAGHASAPELADNPLYKAAAFLNLVEKMGGTLAEDPFLGKGSIAATQVECFTPSLNTIPGECAVYLDRRLTLGESKEVALAQVERIASLLGGKVEILKYDERSYTGHPFGGEEFFPAWCLPEEHPFLAAFKEAFQEALGREPVVGRWGFSTDGNYTAGQAGIPTLGFGPGNEQHPHSYQDQISVKEMLEALKVYALLPLKLAKTS; this is translated from the coding sequence ATGAGGGAAAACTTAAATACTTGGGTAGAAAAACAGCAGGAAGAGTTAGTTTCTTTTCTTAGGCGCCTTATTGCTATTCCTAGCCCTTCCGGCCAGGAAAAAGAGGTGGCTGCTTATTTAGCGGAAGAGATGCGGCGAGTAGGGTTTGAAGAGGTTATCGTGGATTCTCTAGGGAATGTGGCCGGGAGGATAGGTAGGGGCCGGGTGACCATAATTTATGATGCCCATATGGATACTGTTCCCGCTGGGGAGGCTAAGGAATGGGGCTTCGACCCTTATAGTGGGAAATATGAAGAGGGCATTGTGTATGGTCGCGGGGCTAGCGATGATAAAGGATGCCTGGCCTGTATGGTGTATGCAGGAAAGGCTATTAAGGAGCTAGAGTTAAAAGGGGACTTTACCCTTTATGTAGTGGGTGTAGTAGGGGAAGAGATAGGGGAAGGCAGGGGTATAAAGCATTTTCTAGAAGAAACAGGGATTAACCCTTCTTATGTGGTTATAGGAGAGGCGAGTGGATTAAGGATCTGCCGGGGTCACCGGGGCCGCGCTTTATTTAAGGTTACTTTACCTGGGAAGGCTGGCCATGCTAGCGCTCCCGAACTAGCAGATAACCCCTTATATAAAGCGGCCGCTTTTTTAAACCTGGTGGAAAAAATGGGAGGAACCTTGGCCGAAGATCCTTTCCTAGGCAAGGGGAGTATTGCCGCTACCCAGGTGGAATGCTTTACCCCTTCTTTAAATACCATTCCTGGGGAATGCGCTGTTTATCTTGACCGCAGGTTAACCTTAGGGGAGAGCAAAGAGGTAGCTTTAGCCCAGGTGGAAAGGATAGCTTCTCTTTTGGGAGGCAAGGTGGAGATCCTTAAGTATGATGAGCGTTCTTATACTGGCCACCCCTTTGGGGGTGAAGAATTCTTCCCTGCCTGGTGCTTACCAGAGGAACACCCCTTTTTAGCTGCCTTTAAGGAGGCCTTCCAGGAAGCCTTGGGCCGGGAGCCAGTGGTGGGGCGCTGGGGTTTTTCTACGGATGGCAATTATACAGCAGGGCAGGCGGGGATACCCACCTTGGGGTTTGGACCAGGAAATGAACAGCACCCCCATTCTTACCAGGACCAGATAAGTGTAAAGGAGATGCTGG